In Streptomyces sp. P3, one DNA window encodes the following:
- a CDS encoding HIT family protein, with product MTTPDCYTCSKEDEFDDLPPRECVVHDQHWRVAHSFNAAVPGWLVLLPRRHVTAVHDLTDAEASALGMWQVKLSRALRVVTGCAKTYVVQFAEAEGFAHVHFHIVPRMADLRPEHRGPGVFELLRRPEAEWVTPDQADQVARLLRAQLH from the coding sequence ATGACGACTCCCGACTGCTACACCTGCAGCAAGGAAGACGAGTTCGACGACCTTCCACCGCGCGAGTGCGTCGTGCACGACCAGCACTGGCGGGTGGCCCACTCCTTCAACGCGGCGGTCCCCGGCTGGCTGGTGCTGCTGCCCCGGAGACATGTCACCGCCGTCCACGACCTCACCGATGCCGAGGCATCCGCCCTGGGGATGTGGCAGGTCAAGCTTTCCCGGGCGCTTCGGGTGGTGACGGGTTGCGCGAAGACCTACGTCGTCCAGTTCGCCGAGGCCGAAGGCTTCGCGCACGTGCACTTCCACATCGTGCCGCGCATGGCCGACCTGCGGCCGGAACACCGGGGGCCGGGCGTCTTCGAGCTGCTCCGGCGGCCAGAGGCGGAGTGGGTGACACCCGACCAGGCAGACCAGGTGGCCCGTCTTCTGCGGGCTCAACTTCATTGA
- a CDS encoding dihydrofolate reductase family protein, with amino-acid sequence MPYPYVLLSAAVSLDGFLDDTTPERLLLSSPADFDRVDAVRASVDAILIGAGTIRADNPRLLVNSPERRAARVAAGRPAYPLKVTVSGSGDLDPAANFWHTGGEKAVYTTEKGAERARALGIAADVVPLGPELDWRRLLTHLHDELGVRRLMVEGGGTVHTQLLQQGLADELQLVLAPLFVGDPDAPRLFGPGGYQGGRLRLVETRRIEDVVLHRYEPTAPGAGPLAAAADRHWLALACELAAQCPPSGTAFSVGAVIVAADGTELARGHSREGGDPVVHAEEAALAKLDPADPRLAAATVYSSLEPCARRSSRPAPCARLILDAGVRRVVTAWREPDTFVTAADGTGMLAASGVDVLVLPEYEERAKAPNRHLV; translated from the coding sequence ATGCCGTACCCGTACGTCCTGCTGTCCGCCGCCGTCTCCCTCGACGGCTTCCTGGACGACACCACGCCCGAACGCCTGCTGCTCTCCAGCCCCGCCGACTTCGACCGCGTCGACGCGGTACGGGCCTCCGTGGACGCCATCCTCATCGGCGCCGGAACCATCCGCGCCGACAACCCCCGGCTCCTGGTGAACTCCCCCGAGCGCCGCGCCGCCCGGGTCGCCGCCGGCCGGCCGGCCTACCCGCTCAAGGTCACCGTCAGCGGCTCCGGTGACCTCGACCCGGCGGCGAACTTCTGGCACACGGGCGGCGAGAAGGCCGTGTACACGACCGAGAAGGGCGCCGAACGGGCCCGCGCGCTCGGCATCGCCGCGGACGTCGTCCCGCTCGGCCCCGAGCTGGACTGGCGCCGCCTCCTCACACACCTCCACGACGAGCTCGGCGTCCGGCGCCTCATGGTCGAAGGCGGCGGAACCGTCCACACCCAGCTGCTCCAGCAGGGGCTCGCCGACGAACTCCAGCTCGTCCTCGCCCCGCTGTTCGTGGGCGACCCCGACGCGCCCCGCCTCTTCGGGCCGGGCGGCTACCAGGGCGGACGGCTGCGGCTGGTGGAGACACGGCGCATCGAGGACGTCGTCCTGCACCGCTACGAGCCCACCGCCCCCGGCGCCGGACCGCTCGCCGCCGCGGCCGACCGGCACTGGCTGGCCCTCGCCTGCGAGCTGGCCGCCCAGTGCCCGCCCTCCGGCACGGCGTTCAGCGTCGGCGCGGTGATCGTGGCCGCCGACGGGACGGAGTTGGCCCGCGGGCACTCCCGCGAGGGAGGCGACCCGGTCGTGCACGCCGAGGAGGCGGCGCTCGCGAAGCTCGACCCCGCCGACCCCAGGCTGGCCGCCGCCACCGTCTACAGCAGCCTCGAGCCCTGCGCCCGCCGCTCCTCCCGCCCCGCCCCGTGCGCCCGCCTCATCCTGGACGCCGGCGTGCGCCGGGTGGTCACGGCGTGGCGCGAGCCCGACACCTTCGTGACGGCGGCGGACGGGACCGGCATGCTGGCGGCCTCGGGCGTCGACGTCCTTGTGCTGCCGGAGTACGAGGAGCGGGCGAAGGCCCCGAACCGGCACCTGGTGTGA
- a CDS encoding M23 family metallopeptidase produces the protein MASNPPAPEAPYAPVQPPTETFGYGGYRTDEGPWEEWNPTAESIRPVRGKHRVAKQRGGGFARSSTVLGVGVIAAVSAGGMASANTGKAPVSISMPDLPGVGSLISDDKPAPEAAPALASFGSEAAFDTDADTDVDQSVADAGEALRSRIMAQAESQKTQVEVKAAAAAAKAKADAVVKAEKEALAKAAAAKKKAAEEAAAKVEAARLAELAKQYTLPTSSYTITSTFGQAGSLWSSGYHTGLDFAAPTGTLIKAVHSGTITEAGWAGSYGYRTILTLDDGTELWFCHQSSISVSVGQKVATGDVIGRVGATGNVTGAHLHLEVHANGDADGIDPAAWLRSKGLNP, from the coding sequence GTGGCGTCCAACCCGCCTGCCCCCGAGGCCCCGTACGCGCCGGTCCAGCCCCCCACCGAGACCTTCGGCTACGGCGGCTACCGCACCGACGAGGGCCCCTGGGAGGAGTGGAACCCCACCGCGGAGTCCATTCGCCCGGTACGCGGCAAGCACCGCGTCGCCAAGCAGCGCGGCGGCGGATTCGCCCGCAGCTCCACCGTCCTCGGCGTCGGCGTCATCGCCGCCGTCAGCGCGGGCGGGATGGCCAGCGCCAACACCGGCAAGGCCCCGGTCTCCATCTCCATGCCGGACCTGCCGGGCGTGGGCTCGCTGATCTCCGACGACAAGCCCGCCCCGGAAGCCGCGCCCGCCCTGGCGAGCTTCGGCTCCGAGGCCGCCTTCGACACCGACGCCGACACCGACGTCGACCAGAGCGTCGCCGACGCCGGCGAGGCCCTGCGCAGCCGGATCATGGCCCAGGCCGAGTCGCAGAAGACCCAGGTCGAGGTCAAGGCCGCCGCCGCGGCCGCCAAGGCGAAGGCCGACGCCGTCGTCAAGGCCGAGAAGGAGGCGCTGGCCAAGGCCGCCGCCGCGAAGAAGAAGGCCGCCGAGGAGGCCGCCGCCAAGGTCGAGGCCGCGCGTCTTGCCGAGCTGGCCAAGCAGTACACGCTGCCGACCTCCTCGTACACCATCACCTCGACCTTCGGCCAGGCCGGCTCCCTCTGGTCCTCCGGCTACCACACGGGTCTGGACTTCGCCGCGCCGACGGGCACGCTCATCAAGGCCGTCCACAGCGGCACCATCACCGAGGCCGGCTGGGCCGGTTCCTACGGCTACCGCACCATCCTCACCCTGGACGACGGCACCGAGCTCTGGTTCTGCCACCAGTCGTCGATCAGCGTCAGCGTCGGCCAGAAGGTCGCCACCGGTGACGTGATCGGCCGCGTGGGCGCCACCGGGAACGTCACCGGAGCCCACCTCCACCTCGAGGTCCACGCGAACGGCGACGCCGACGGCATCGACCCGGCGGCCTGGCTGCGCAGCAAGGGCCTCAACCCCTGA
- a CDS encoding VCBS repeat-containing protein, with the protein MPRQGSARLRLVAASAVLAAGLTPLLPSTAVADTPQETVVPATLRDMYTSGAVYGGSSYSGRDGAGAQGVFHSLEGSGLVWTRYADGTSVKVVPPAGYTRYATTGGDVLAYYFADGRVDLWNAADGTTRTIRTPEGLTLLTVHADLAVAFRTVRDENGTTVRRDMHLLIPEPDGSTRDVLVTGVPDGYLLGQPMGGDADGLLLHAGKAGGPYLSVMVDRRTGQVQSWTPLRSKAYAHAQVTTDHVVLFDLGDPVVQVFSRADLSAAPVEVTLGSGATNPAQDLAVVGGWLVTRPGTAGAVVAQPVTGGPSKTLLTASNIHISAVSDGSAVVVGRTAAVRDDWGVQRIQPGSDGSPVVTQVKALPKPPYKIQGLSLEQGELVVADPSYLGYRDTYGRTVAATGTPTFGKRSSYDGRDTLLGSCPVTDVGCSQLFGTADGRTVWLDRYLEQYDRIRINGPKDYDFREVTVPAGGRITDVSGAYVLYTTSGQQYVYDVEGGAPVVTRAPGPAALSGDALWTAGAAPGTLTAFDLTAKKTAETVTIDADCAPAELQALGRWLYWNCGDKAGVYDRTAKKSVAVPADEAALGDGYVVTHDKRAGKLTLTAVADGTAVSRVIGDLPDTGVSQRNVRWTVDESGANAAWVDAQEQVHLVPSGVNQQPLRLLETLRTADAIWAEEGNSTLITSSEILLSKPVESWQFTVRNRASGKAVVSRGGGPVRGSLPGLGWDGTSGGRYAPNGLYDWTVSFTPADGVGAALTVKGTVRLVHAGAVRHDYLGGPNSLSDGVGDLFTVDSGGRLNVHRGTDGGAFSGRVGGWGWDSGFTPVPVGDLNGDRCNDMLVRMSNGDLYVYRLPCVVSSSGWTSYTRLGPGWKQFDVLTSPGDVSGDGLPDLVARNATTGAVYLYKGTAAGRLASAVKLYANWKAYKKVVAAGDLNGDGVGDLLTQDRANNLYRFYGTGRGTFGPAVKVFAGWGSAYDTLVGVGDITGDGKADLVARDTAGGLYRIPGDGRGSFTTRVKIGAGWQAYKGIF; encoded by the coding sequence TTGCCTCGTCAAGGCTCCGCACGCCTGCGTCTCGTCGCCGCCTCCGCCGTCCTGGCGGCCGGGCTGACCCCGCTGCTCCCTTCGACGGCGGTCGCGGACACGCCCCAGGAAACGGTGGTGCCGGCGACGCTGCGCGACATGTACACCTCGGGTGCCGTCTACGGCGGTTCGTCCTACTCCGGACGGGACGGAGCCGGAGCCCAGGGGGTGTTCCACAGTCTGGAGGGCTCCGGCCTGGTCTGGACGCGTTACGCGGACGGCACGTCCGTCAAGGTGGTTCCTCCTGCGGGCTACACCCGTTACGCCACGACGGGCGGCGACGTCCTCGCCTATTACTTCGCCGACGGCCGGGTCGACCTGTGGAACGCGGCCGACGGCACCACTCGCACGATCCGGACGCCCGAGGGGTTGACGCTGCTCACCGTCCACGCCGATCTCGCGGTCGCCTTCCGGACGGTGCGGGACGAGAACGGCACGACGGTCCGGCGGGACATGCACCTGCTGATCCCGGAGCCGGACGGCAGCACGCGTGACGTGCTCGTGACCGGAGTGCCCGACGGGTACCTCCTCGGCCAGCCTATGGGCGGGGACGCGGACGGGCTGCTCCTCCACGCCGGAAAGGCGGGCGGGCCTTATCTGTCGGTCATGGTCGACCGGCGGACGGGCCAGGTCCAGAGCTGGACCCCGCTGCGCTCCAAGGCCTACGCCCATGCGCAGGTCACCACTGACCACGTGGTCCTCTTCGACCTCGGTGACCCCGTCGTCCAGGTGTTCTCCCGCGCCGACCTGTCCGCCGCCCCAGTCGAGGTCACGCTCGGCAGCGGCGCCACCAACCCGGCTCAGGACCTCGCCGTGGTCGGCGGCTGGCTCGTGACCCGGCCCGGCACCGCGGGCGCGGTGGTCGCCCAGCCCGTCACGGGCGGTCCCTCGAAGACCCTGCTAACCGCGTCGAACATCCACATCTCGGCCGTGTCCGACGGCAGTGCCGTCGTTGTCGGCCGCACCGCAGCCGTCCGGGACGACTGGGGCGTCCAGCGTATCCAGCCCGGTTCCGACGGCAGTCCGGTCGTCACCCAGGTGAAGGCGCTGCCGAAGCCGCCGTACAAGATCCAGGGGCTGTCCCTGGAGCAGGGCGAACTCGTCGTCGCCGACCCCAGCTACCTCGGATACCGCGACACCTACGGGCGGACCGTCGCCGCGACCGGGACGCCGACGTTCGGTAAGCGCTCGTCGTACGACGGGAGGGACACACTGCTGGGCTCCTGCCCGGTGACGGACGTCGGCTGCTCCCAGTTGTTCGGCACGGCCGACGGGCGGACCGTCTGGCTGGACCGGTACCTGGAGCAGTACGACCGCATCCGGATCAACGGGCCGAAGGACTACGACTTCCGGGAAGTCACCGTTCCCGCCGGCGGGCGGATCACCGACGTCTCCGGGGCGTACGTGCTCTACACCACGTCCGGCCAGCAGTACGTCTACGACGTCGAAGGCGGTGCCCCGGTCGTCACCCGTGCACCGGGCCCCGCCGCTCTCTCCGGCGACGCCCTGTGGACGGCCGGCGCCGCCCCCGGCACCCTCACCGCCTTTGACCTGACGGCGAAGAAGACCGCGGAGACGGTCACCATCGACGCGGACTGCGCGCCCGCCGAACTGCAGGCGCTGGGCCGGTGGCTGTACTGGAACTGCGGTGACAAGGCCGGGGTGTACGACCGGACGGCCAAGAAGTCGGTGGCCGTCCCGGCCGACGAGGCCGCGCTCGGTGACGGGTACGTCGTCACGCACGACAAGCGGGCCGGGAAGCTGACGCTCACGGCGGTCGCCGACGGCACGGCCGTGAGCCGGGTGATCGGCGACCTCCCCGACACGGGCGTCTCGCAGCGGAACGTGCGCTGGACCGTCGACGAGTCCGGCGCGAACGCGGCCTGGGTCGACGCCCAGGAGCAGGTGCACCTCGTGCCTTCGGGGGTGAATCAGCAGCCGCTGCGGTTGCTGGAGACGCTGCGGACCGCGGACGCGATCTGGGCGGAGGAGGGCAACAGCACACTGATCACGTCGAGCGAGATCCTGCTGTCGAAGCCCGTGGAGAGCTGGCAGTTCACGGTCCGGAACAGGGCGAGCGGCAAGGCCGTCGTCAGCCGCGGCGGCGGACCGGTGCGCGGCAGCCTGCCGGGGCTGGGGTGGGACGGCACCAGCGGTGGCAGGTATGCCCCGAACGGGCTGTACGACTGGACGGTCTCGTTCACGCCCGCCGACGGCGTCGGCGCAGCGCTCACGGTGAAGGGCACGGTCCGGCTGGTGCACGCAGGCGCGGTCCGCCACGACTACCTGGGCGGCCCGAACTCGCTGTCGGACGGGGTCGGCGATCTGTTCACCGTCGACTCCGGAGGCCGGCTGAACGTCCATCGGGGCACGGACGGCGGCGCCTTCTCCGGACGCGTCGGAGGCTGGGGCTGGGACTCCGGCTTCACTCCGGTGCCCGTGGGCGACCTGAACGGAGACCGCTGCAACGACATGCTGGTGCGGATGAGCAACGGCGACCTGTACGTGTACCGGCTGCCGTGCGTCGTCTCGTCCTCGGGGTGGACCTCGTACACGCGACTCGGGCCCGGCTGGAAGCAGTTCGACGTGCTGACGTCGCCCGGCGACGTGAGCGGGGACGGCCTCCCCGACCTGGTCGCGCGCAACGCCACGACCGGCGCGGTCTACCTCTACAAGGGAACCGCCGCGGGGCGGCTCGCGAGCGCCGTGAAGCTGTACGCGAACTGGAAGGCGTACAAGAAGGTGGTCGCGGCCGGTGACCTGAACGGGGACGGCGTCGGCGACCTGCTGACCCAGGACAGGGCGAACAACCTGTACCGGTTCTACGGGACCGGCAGGGGGACCTTCGGCCCGGCGGTGAAGGTGTTCGCCGGCTGGGGTTCCGCGTACGACACGCTCGTCGGCGTCGGCGACATCACCGGCGACGGCAAGGCGGACCTGGTCGCGCGGGACACGGCCGGCGGGCTGTACCGGATTCCCGGCGACGGCAGGGGCTCCTTCACCACCCGTGTGAAGATCGGCGCCGGCTGGCAGGCCTACAAGGGCATTTTCTAG
- a CDS encoding amino acid permease: protein MTDDGTVGGGSSGNLSDEERLAQLGYTQVLARRMSAFSNYAVSFTIISVLSGCLTLYLFGMNTGGPAVITWGWVAVGLMTLFVGLSMAEICSAYPTSAGLYFWAHRLAPPRSAAAWAWFTGWFNVLGQVAVTAGIDFGAASFLGAYLNLQFDFEVTPGRTVLLFAAILLLHGLLNTFGVRIVALLNSVSVWWHVLGVGVIVGALAFVPDKHQSTSFVFGEFVNNTGWGSGVYVVLLGLLMAQYTFTGYDASAHMTEETHDAATAGPKGIVQSIWTSWIAGFVLLLGFTYAIQSYDAALASPTGAPPAQILLDALGATAGKLLLLVVIGAQLFCGMASVTANSRMIYAFSRDGALPFSHVWHTVSPRTRTPVAAVWLAAGGALVLGLPYLINVTAYAAVTSIAVIGLYIAYVIPTLLRIRKGDAFARGPWHLGRWSKAIGVVSVAWVAVITVLFMLPQVSPVTWETFNYAPIAVLVVLGFAGGWWQLSARDWFLNPEHEKTLARETARAGTSGKLPNP, encoded by the coding sequence ATGACAGATGACGGCACAGTGGGCGGCGGCTCCTCCGGGAACCTCTCGGACGAAGAGCGGCTGGCCCAGCTCGGCTACACCCAGGTTCTCGCCCGCCGCATGTCGGCGTTCTCCAACTACGCGGTCTCCTTCACGATCATCTCGGTCCTGTCGGGCTGCCTGACGCTGTACCTGTTCGGCATGAACACCGGCGGCCCGGCGGTGATCACCTGGGGCTGGGTGGCCGTCGGCCTCATGACGCTGTTCGTCGGCCTGTCGATGGCGGAGATCTGCTCGGCGTACCCGACGTCGGCCGGCCTGTACTTCTGGGCGCACCGGCTGGCGCCCCCGCGCTCGGCCGCGGCCTGGGCCTGGTTCACCGGCTGGTTCAACGTGCTCGGGCAGGTCGCGGTGACCGCCGGCATCGACTTCGGCGCCGCCTCCTTCCTCGGCGCGTACCTGAACCTCCAGTTCGACTTCGAGGTGACGCCCGGCCGGACGGTCCTGCTCTTCGCCGCCATCCTGCTGCTGCACGGTCTGCTGAACACCTTCGGCGTCCGCATCGTCGCCCTCCTCAACAGCGTGAGCGTGTGGTGGCACGTGCTCGGCGTGGGCGTCATCGTGGGCGCGCTGGCCTTCGTCCCCGACAAGCACCAGTCGACGTCCTTCGTGTTCGGCGAGTTCGTCAACAACACGGGCTGGGGCAGCGGGGTGTACGTCGTCCTGCTCGGCCTGCTGATGGCCCAGTACACCTTCACCGGCTACGACGCCTCCGCCCACATGACGGAGGAGACGCACGACGCGGCGACGGCCGGGCCCAAGGGCATCGTGCAGTCCATCTGGACCTCGTGGATCGCCGGCTTCGTCCTGCTCCTCGGCTTCACGTACGCCATCCAGTCCTACGACGCCGCCCTCGCCTCGCCGACCGGCGCGCCGCCCGCCCAGATCCTGCTCGACGCGCTCGGCGCGACCGCCGGCAAGCTGCTGCTGCTCGTCGTCATCGGCGCCCAGCTGTTCTGCGGGATGGCGTCGGTGACCGCCAACAGCCGCATGATCTACGCCTTCTCGCGCGACGGGGCGCTGCCCTTCTCCCACGTCTGGCACACCGTCAGCCCGCGCACCCGTACGCCCGTCGCGGCGGTCTGGCTGGCGGCCGGCGGCGCGCTGGTGCTGGGCCTGCCCTACCTGATCAACGTGACCGCGTACGCGGCCGTGACCTCCATCGCCGTCATCGGCCTCTACATCGCGTACGTCATCCCGACGCTGCTGCGCATCCGCAAGGGCGACGCCTTCGCGCGCGGCCCGTGGCACCTGGGCCGCTGGTCGAAGGCGATCGGCGTGGTGTCGGTCGCCTGGGTGGCCGTCATCACCGTCCTGTTCATGCTGCCCCAGGTCTCCCCGGTCACCTGGGAGACGTTCAACTACGCCCCGATCGCCGTCCTCGTCGTCCTGGGCTTCGCGGGCGGGTGGTGGCAGCTCTCGGCGCGTGACTGGTTCCTCAACCCCGAGCACGAGAAGACCCTCGCCAGGGAGACGGCACGGGCGGGCACGTCCGGCAAACTGCCCAACCCGTGA
- a CDS encoding GntR family transcriptional regulator — MSDTEESDAALDPMSARPLYVQLADVIAKKIATGQLAPDRPIPSENHLAEEYGVARLTARRAAQELRERGLIVTVRGKGSFVVEQPPGDAPEETEEDVPVDRQ; from the coding sequence ATGAGCGATACAGAAGAGTCGGACGCGGCCCTGGACCCGATGAGCGCGCGGCCCCTCTACGTGCAGCTGGCCGACGTCATCGCCAAGAAGATCGCCACTGGTCAGCTGGCTCCGGACAGGCCGATCCCCTCGGAGAACCACCTCGCCGAGGAGTACGGCGTTGCTCGGCTCACCGCACGGCGGGCCGCCCAGGAACTCCGCGAGCGCGGGCTGATCGTCACAGTCCGCGGCAAGGGCTCCTTCGTCGTCGAGCAGCCGCCCGGTGACGCCCCCGAGGAGACCGAAGAGGACGTACCGGTCGACCGTCAATGA
- a CDS encoding MarR family winged helix-turn-helix transcriptional regulator, with product MTTRWLTPEEQRAWRAYVAGYLLLEDAIDRQLQQEAGMPHLYYSILANLSETPERRLRMTELAEQLKITRSRLTYAVSRLEKDGLVRREECRWDKRGTVAVLTDEGMAILENLAPGHVETVRAGLFDRLTPEQVGQLAEIFTQVVQGFQEDAGGEAGAEELPWRRRSTPCSGTPGASGAS from the coding sequence ATGACGACTCGCTGGCTCACCCCCGAGGAGCAGCGCGCCTGGCGCGCCTATGTTGCGGGCTACCTCCTGCTGGAGGACGCGATCGACCGGCAGCTCCAGCAGGAGGCCGGCATGCCCCACCTGTACTACTCCATTCTCGCCAATCTCTCGGAGACCCCGGAGCGACGGCTGCGGATGACCGAGCTCGCGGAGCAGCTGAAGATCACCCGTAGCAGGCTGACCTACGCGGTGTCCCGGCTGGAGAAGGACGGGCTGGTGCGGCGCGAGGAGTGCCGGTGGGACAAGCGCGGCACCGTCGCGGTCCTGACGGACGAGGGCATGGCGATCCTGGAGAACCTCGCGCCCGGCCACGTCGAGACGGTCCGCGCCGGCCTGTTCGACCGGCTCACCCCCGAGCAGGTGGGACAGCTGGCGGAGATCTTCACGCAGGTCGTCCAGGGTTTCCAGGAGGACGCGGGCGGCGAGGCCGGAGCCGAGGAGCTCCCGTGGCGGCGGCGTTCGACGCCCTGCTCCGGGACGCCGGGGGCCTCCGGGGCCTCGTGA
- a CDS encoding aldo/keto reductase encodes MTSLRTLGSSDLEIFPLALGGNVFGWTADEAASFAVLDAYTAAGGNFVDTADSYSAWVEGNGGGESETVIGRWLKARGNRDDVVIATKVSQHPDFPGLSADNIKAAADASLRRLGTDHIDLYYTHFDKTEVPVEEIVGALDELVRAGKVRHIAASNISPARLQESLEFSDREGLARYVAVQPHYNLVSRDTYEGGLQDLAARFGLAAVPYFALASGFLTGKYRPGTTVESARAGGAAKHLDTARGRSVLAALDEIARAHDAQVATVALAWLAAQPTVAAPIASARTAEQLPALMAVADLELTEAEVTRLTQASA; translated from the coding sequence ATGACTTCTCTGCGCACCCTCGGTTCCTCGGACCTCGAGATCTTCCCCCTCGCCCTCGGCGGCAACGTCTTCGGCTGGACCGCGGACGAGGCGGCCTCCTTCGCCGTCCTCGACGCCTACACGGCCGCGGGCGGCAACTTCGTCGACACCGCCGACTCCTACTCCGCGTGGGTCGAGGGCAACGGCGGCGGCGAGTCCGAGACCGTCATCGGCAGGTGGCTGAAGGCCCGCGGCAACCGCGACGACGTCGTGATCGCCACCAAGGTCAGCCAGCACCCCGACTTCCCCGGTCTGTCCGCGGACAACATCAAGGCCGCCGCCGACGCCTCCCTGCGCCGTCTCGGCACCGACCACATCGACCTCTACTACACGCACTTCGACAAGACCGAGGTGCCCGTCGAAGAGATCGTCGGCGCGCTCGACGAACTGGTGAGGGCGGGCAAGGTGCGGCACATAGCCGCCTCCAACATCTCGCCCGCACGCCTTCAGGAGTCCCTGGAGTTCTCCGACCGCGAGGGCCTCGCCCGGTACGTCGCCGTACAGCCCCACTACAACCTGGTCTCCCGCGACACCTACGAGGGCGGCCTCCAGGACCTCGCCGCCCGCTTCGGCCTCGCCGCCGTCCCGTACTTCGCGCTGGCCTCCGGCTTCCTCACCGGCAAGTACCGGCCCGGCACGACGGTCGAGAGCGCCCGCGCCGGCGGCGCCGCCAAGCACCTCGACACGGCCCGGGGCCGCAGCGTCCTCGCCGCGCTGGACGAGATCGCCCGCGCCCATGACGCCCAGGTCGCCACGGTCGCCCTGGCGTGGCTCGCCGCACAGCCGACGGTGGCCGCTCCGATCGCCTCCGCCCGCACGGCCGAGCAGCTCCCGGCGCTGATGGCGGTGGCCGACCTGGAACTGACCGAGGCGGAGGTCACCCGCCTGACCCAGGCATCGGCGTGA
- the ribA gene encoding GTP cyclohydrolase II, translating to MPDTPAATQRARVRVPLRFHDGYSVDAELVTFHGLVDGQEHVAVVLGEPAPGSVPLVRLHSECLTGDAFGSARCDCGPQLREAVERIAATGGVLLYLRQEGRGIGLYNKLDAYALQDQGLDTYEANAALGLPEDDRDYTSAAQMLRALGITSLDLLSNNPDKAEQLRDLDIDVQDRVPTGVFTTPHNVRYLRAKVLQTQHTLPLASLTGLSAV from the coding sequence ATGCCCGACACCCCCGCCGCCACCCAGCGCGCCCGCGTCCGGGTTCCGCTCCGCTTCCACGACGGCTACTCCGTCGACGCCGAGCTGGTCACCTTCCACGGACTCGTCGACGGTCAGGAGCACGTCGCCGTCGTCCTCGGCGAGCCGGCCCCGGGCTCGGTCCCGCTGGTCCGGCTGCACTCCGAGTGCCTGACCGGCGACGCCTTCGGCTCCGCCCGCTGCGACTGCGGCCCCCAGCTGCGCGAGGCGGTCGAGCGGATAGCGGCGACCGGCGGCGTCCTGCTCTACCTCCGCCAGGAGGGCCGCGGCATCGGCCTCTACAACAAGCTCGACGCGTACGCCCTCCAGGACCAGGGCCTCGACACCTACGAGGCGAACGCCGCGCTCGGCCTGCCCGAGGACGACCGTGACTACACGTCGGCCGCGCAGATGCTGCGCGCCCTCGGCATCACGAGCCTGGACCTGCTGTCCAACAACCCCGACAAGGCAGAGCAGTTGCGGGATCTGGACATCGACGTCCAGGACCGCGTGCCGACCGGCGTCTTCACCACCCCGCACAACGTCCGCTACCTGCGCGCGAAGGTTCTGCAGACCCAGCACACGCTGCCGCTGGCCTCCCTCACCGGCCTCAGCGCGGTCTGA